DNA from Microbacterium sp. SORGH_AS_0969:
CCCGCACGTGCGGGTCGGTGATGGCCGGATGCACGGCGTCGATCACGGGGGTCCTTCCGGCGGGTATCAGGATGCCGCGCACGCGGGCGGCGATGCCCCGAGCGTAAGACCCCGGATGCCACCGGCCCGACGCCGACGACCAAGCGTTACGCCGCGGAAACACCGGCGTCGCCCGCGCCCCGGACGATGACCGCATGTCTTCTCCGGAACAGCGCGCGGCGGCGATCCTCGCGGCGCAGCGCTTCGTCGTCATCGGAACCGCCGACGTCGAGGGCCCGTGGACAGCGGCCGCGCAGTACCGGCTCCTTCCCCGCGGCCTGTACGTCGAGTCCGACCTCGGGTCGCGCCACGCCCGGGCGATCGCGGCGTCGCGCGTAGCATCCGGGGTCGTCTACGACTCCTCGGCGGCGATCACCGATGCCGACGGGGTGCAGCTGGCGTTCTCGGCCCGGGAGGTGGATGCCACGGAACCGGCCGTGCGAGCCGTCCTGGCCGCGCGGCTCCCCCGGGACGCGGCTCCCGCCGACGCGCTCGATGCCGAAGTGGCAGCGGTGCTCGCGGTGCCGACGAAGCGGCTGTACGTTCTCGAGGTCGAGCGGGCGTACGTCTTCGATCGCGACGCCTGGCGGTCACGTGGCACCGACGCGCGCCTCGAGGTCGACGTCGCCGCGGTGTGGGGTCTCCTCGGCGCGGGGCGACCCTAGCGAGCGGCGTTACGCCGCCGAAACAGCACCGTCGCGACGCCGTACGACGCGGGGCGTACCGTGACGCCGCAGGGCGACCCGACGTCCGGAGAGAGGAGCACCGTGTCCCACCGCGTCATCGTCACCGGAGGCTCGGGCGGCATCGGCGCCGCCATCGTCGAACGCTTCCTCGACGACGGCGCCCGTGTCGCGGTCCTCGACCGTCGCGCCCCCGCCGAGGAGTCGGCATCCGTCTTCGTCACCGTCGACCTGCGCGACCCGATCGATACGCGGCGCGCGGTCGCCGAGGCGATCGAGGTGCTCGGCGGCGTCGACGTCCTCGTGAACTGCGCGGGCATCTTCCAGCACGTCTCGCTGCTCGACATCACGGTCGACGACTGGGATCGCGTGCTCGACATCAACGCCCGCGCCACTCTCGTGACGATGCAGGCCGTGGCCCCGTCGATGCTCGATGCCCGCCGCGGCGCGATCGTCAACATCGCGAGCATGGCTGCGAAGCAGGGCGGCGGCGGCGAGGGGCACTACGCCGCTTCGAAGGCCGCGGTCGTCGCGCTGACGCGCGCGGGCGCGCAGGAATGGGGATGCCACGGCGTCACCGTCAACGCGGTGTGCCCCGGGTACGTGCTCACCGAGATGGGCGCCGACACCCGCTCGGAGGCCGACATCGCCGCGTGGAGCGCGAAGTCGCCGCTGGGCCGGCTCGGAATCCCCGAGGACGTGGCCGGGGTCACGCACTTCCTCGCCTCACCGGCCGGGAGCTACCTCACCGGCCAGGCGATCAACGTCACCGGCGGGATGGTCATGCACTGAGGACCCGGCGCGGACACGGGCAGCGCGCGCGGACACGGGGTGCCGGCGCGGGTGCGAGCGAAACTCCTGAGATTTCGAGTCCGCCGACCCCTCCTGCACCACGGGCCGCCGCCGCCGCGCGATTTCTCAGGACTTTCGCGCGGGCCGGTCGCGTGTGACCGCGCGTGACGGCGGCCGAGGCGCGTCGGAGGGCGATGGTTA
Protein-coding regions in this window:
- a CDS encoding SDR family NAD(P)-dependent oxidoreductase; translated protein: MSHRVIVTGGSGGIGAAIVERFLDDGARVAVLDRRAPAEESASVFVTVDLRDPIDTRRAVAEAIEVLGGVDVLVNCAGIFQHVSLLDITVDDWDRVLDINARATLVTMQAVAPSMLDARRGAIVNIASMAAKQGGGGEGHYAASKAAVVALTRAGAQEWGCHGVTVNAVCPGYVLTEMGADTRSEADIAAWSAKSPLGRLGIPEDVAGVTHFLASPAGSYLTGQAINVTGGMVMH